From the Leptospira sp. WS60.C2 genome, one window contains:
- a CDS encoding phytanoyl-CoA dioxygenase family protein produces MHNNSKLESEIRENGYFLFRDYFPKDNLTHIKHILVEANTEWKKHNSNPKVINSAYLTSTKFLPNETEREQLFQFITSKKIVKICEILFKSDYYFLNTQIFFNPNHLDQRPYWHRDIQYMGISEEEQKKRILKDFVWHFRIPLEEDPGIWIVPGSHKRWDTEEERAIRLELGNHLYDESMPNEILIPHHPGDLLVFSAHLLHKGEYGKNRFSFDILFTNFPESKKTVGIWNHFPNWEFISLTPEQRKLFFTK; encoded by the coding sequence TTGCATAACAATTCGAAATTAGAATCGGAAATTAGAGAAAATGGCTATTTTCTTTTTCGGGATTATTTCCCAAAAGATAACCTAACACACATAAAACATATTCTTGTTGAGGCAAATACTGAATGGAAGAAACATAACTCCAATCCCAAAGTGATCAATAGTGCTTATCTTACCTCCACAAAGTTTTTACCGAATGAAACAGAACGAGAGCAATTGTTTCAATTCATCACTTCAAAAAAAATTGTAAAGATTTGTGAGATTCTTTTCAAATCCGATTATTATTTTCTAAACACACAAATTTTTTTTAATCCTAATCATTTGGATCAGAGACCGTATTGGCATCGTGATATCCAATATATGGGAATCTCAGAAGAAGAACAAAAAAAGAGAATCCTAAAAGATTTCGTATGGCATTTTCGAATTCCCTTAGAAGAAGACCCAGGGATCTGGATTGTTCCAGGTTCTCACAAACGATGGGACACAGAGGAAGAAAGGGCCATTCGATTGGAACTTGGAAACCACTTATATGATGAATCAATGCCAAACGAGATTCTCATTCCTCATCATCCAGGTGATCTATTGGTTTTTTCTGCTCATTTATTACACAAAGGTGAGTATGGAAAAAACCGGTTTTCGTTTGATATTCTATTCACGAATTTTCCTGAATCGAAAAAGACAGTAGGCATTTGGAATCATTTCCCCAACTGGGAATTCATTTCATTAACACCAGAACAAAGAAAGTTATTTTTTACAAAGTGA
- a CDS encoding GNAT family N-acetyltransferase has translation MPSQVNPANVIIRKAMPEDSNDIVPLIHSSGPIAWNFVFQEGNRTAFDFLQSAYRKRGNTISYTNHFVAEKEGNVVGSILQYTHPSFLALTVGTAFQILLLYKWNAAKVMARGLKTETIIQPPKPNCLYLGHIAVLETHRNQGIAKHLIEFMIQRNPGYKTIALDVSIENPSAIALYQKLGFVIKETRDPICWEGKIPSHHYMEREM, from the coding sequence ATGCCTTCTCAAGTAAATCCAGCGAATGTGATCATCCGCAAAGCAATGCCTGAAGATTCCAATGACATCGTCCCTCTCATCCACTCCTCTGGACCCATCGCATGGAATTTTGTTTTCCAAGAAGGAAATCGGACCGCCTTTGATTTTTTACAATCAGCTTATCGAAAGAGAGGAAACACAATCTCGTATACCAATCATTTCGTAGCAGAAAAAGAAGGAAACGTAGTTGGATCCATTCTACAATACACACATCCAAGTTTTTTAGCTCTAACAGTGGGAACCGCTTTTCAAATTCTTTTGTTATACAAATGGAACGCAGCAAAGGTGATGGCACGTGGTTTAAAAACAGAAACCATCATCCAACCACCGAAGCCAAACTGTTTGTATCTAGGACACATTGCCGTTTTGGAAACGCATAGAAACCAAGGGATCGCAAAACATCTCATCGAGTTTATGATCCAAAGAAATCCAGGATACAAAACGATTGCTTTAGATGTATCAATAGAAAATCCCTCTGCGATTGCGCTTTATCAAAAATTAGGATTTGTGATCAAAGAAACAAGAGATCCCATCTGTTGGGAAGGGAAAATTCCTTCTCATCATTATATGGAAAGGGAAATGTGA